GATGGGGATTTCCTCGTTTTTGGTAAAGAGACCAAAGGCCTCCCACCTGAATTAATTGCTGCGAATCCCGATACATGTATGAAAATGCCAATGACTGGTGACGTTAGATCATTAAACCTGTCCAACTCGGCAGCCATTATTGTATATGAAGCGTTGCGTCAGCTGAATTTCCCGGGGTTAGAAGGATAAATTCGGGTTATAAATGACGGCTAGAATTCGGTAAAAAAACATTTTTCAAAAAAAAGGACAAAAAATGTTTATTTCCAGCAGGATTCGACAAAATCTTGGCGAATCTATAAACATAGTACAAATGTACCTAGAAATTTAGAGTAAGATAGGAGAGGTGTGCCGTAGCTATGAAGCCAGCTGGAGTAGTTCGCAAAGTTGACCAATTAGGTAGGATCGTATTGCCTAAATCTTTGCGTAAAAGGTATCAAATGAATGAGGGAGATCCTGTAGAGATCTTAGTACAAGGGGACCATATTATCCTAGAGAGATATCGTCCAAAATGTATTTTCTGCGGATCCATCGAGGAAGTCAACGAGTTCAAAGAGCGTTACATATGCGCACAATGTTTAGATGAGATGACTCAGCTTCCACAGCACGGATAAGAAGTAACGCCATGGGGTTATTAACCCCCGTGGTGTTTTTTTTTGTTTTCAGTATCCAGTGCAAGGTTCAGTCAGTTCCATGGAATAAAAGAAGAATATAAGATTTAAAGTTGATTGCATATAGGTAAAATCTCATCCCATACGGCATTTAGAATACCTTGCATGTTTTCTTCCTCACTGTTAATACATATGACAGCTTCCTTTGAGGGAATTATGATACACAATTGACCATAGGCTCCATCGGCGCGGTAAGCCTCATGGGAACATATCCAGAACTGATACCCGTAACCTTTTCCCCAATCACCGTCTCCAGTCGTTTCGATCTGCCGAGATGTAGCCTGTTTGATCCAATCCGCAGGTATAAGCTGTGTGCCTTCCCAAAGGCCCTCCTGCAGCAGTAACTGTCCAAATCGACTCAGTTCCTCATTGCTTATCCAAAGACCTGCACAGCCGAGTGTTACCCCCAGTGGAGAGGTTTCCCACTCTACATCATGAATGCCTAGAGGCTCAAATAATCGCGGAGTCAGGTAATCTTTCACGGTTTGGCCGGTAGCTGCCTGCAGCATGGCTGAGATCATAAACGTATCCCCACTGCTGTATGTAAATTGTTCTCCGGGCATCCGGTCCAGAGGGAGAGACATATAATGTTTCGCCCAATCTTTCTCGGTCAAAGAAGCTCGTTCATCAGCCCAAAGAGGCGGCGAATCATGACCAGAAGACATTCGGAGCAGGTCACGTAACTTCAATTCCTGTGGAGATGGGAGGTTGTAATGTGCACCCGATACATGATTATGGGTGAAATAATCACCAAGAGTGGCATCCAGATGTAACAGACCTTCTTCAAGCGCAAGACCAACGGCCATGCATGTGAAGGATTT
The window above is part of the Paenibacillus sp. 1781tsa1 genome. Proteins encoded here:
- a CDS encoding AbrB/MazE/SpoVT family DNA-binding domain-containing protein; the protein is MKPAGVVRKVDQLGRIVLPKSLRKRYQMNEGDPVEILVQGDHIILERYRPKCIFCGSIEEVNEFKERYICAQCLDEMTQLPQHG
- a CDS encoding serine hydrolase, which encodes MSEQLKGFIQTITEQQLNVFSIRILQKGHLLAHWDRDRDQRRVQHSISKSFTCMAVGLALEEGLLHLDATLGDYFTHNHVSGAHYNLPSPQELKLRDLLRMSSGHDSPPLWADERASLTEKDWAKHYMSLPLDRMPGEQFTYSSGDTFMISAMLQAATGQTVKDYLTPRLFEPLGIHDVEWETSPLGVTLGCAGLWISNEELSRFGQLLLQEGLWEGTQLIPADWIKQATSRQIETTGDGDWGKGYGYQFWICSHEAYRADGAYGQLCIIIPSKEAVICINSEEENMQGILNAVWDEILPICNQL